In Vanacampus margaritifer isolate UIUO_Vmar chromosome 18, RoL_Vmar_1.0, whole genome shotgun sequence, a genomic segment contains:
- the itgb4 gene encoding integrin beta-4 isoform X2, with protein MGRWTLHLSVGLGLLLILMSCSYTEANYCFATRSKTCSECLQAGKGCAYCPDEEFNGPRCDLYENVLAHGCTAAAVITAQSSMKIERKQLIDIQRAQSQVSPQQMSMSFLPGEEKMVDVEVFAPTKGPLDLYILMDFSNSMEDDLDNLKRMGQELASLVKKLSDDYTIGFGKFVDKVIEPQTDMRPAKLAQPWPNSDPPFSFENVIKLTNDLNFFTSELQKERISGNLDAPEGGFDAILQAAVCGDKIGWREHSTHLLVFSTESAFHYEADGANVLSGILPRNDELCHLDGEGKYTEDTEQDYPSVPTLVRLLGKNNIIPVFAVTNHSYSYYKKLQTYFPIAEVGLLQEDSSNILQVMEIAFESIRSKMSIRAEDRPKAFEAQFLSTSGKIAEYGDFDFRPGAIGKFKMRLKAQRMIDESPVCKMDTDEKEGMIRVKPTTFNSAVNVNARVLCPSCDCEKTAIPNAPRCTGHGDLVCGKCQCHDGWLSTFCNCSASASALDTRLCIGPGSTEPCSGRGDCLECGTCVCYNPDQFEGPYCQYDRTQCQRFGGFLCNDRGSCIMGRCVCSDGWEGNACECPKSNQTCLDSKGGVCNGRGKCLCGLCQCQTSGLEMTSTCEPNFQAQLGVCEATRSCAQCQAWKTGEKKDKEECDKCPFRVIMVDELKEADKVLEKCSFRDEDDDCTYHYTVENPRAPASKDLEVQMLKKKDCPAASLLWLLPLLLFLLLLLALLLLCCWKYCACCKTCCQSCLALLPCCRKGRMVGFKEDEYLLRQSLLTSDHLDTPMVRTGPLKGTDVVRWKVTDNVHRSPNHPQVLVKPNPKETIQYPISLRLNRRFSENLSRPDSRDAEQLRKEVADNLNEVYKQIPGGQKMQKTSFRTQRNAGKRQDYTIMDTILSAPRSSYPDIVRLTERNVQSGRFNDLKVLPGYYTVATDREAAGAVEFQEGVESVDVHVPLFAKEEDDDKKQLLVEATDVPLGIAKIGKRLVNITIIKEHASSVFSFLQPAYTYSRQDGVANIPISREIIEDGRTQVSYRTRDLTAKDKKDYVTVDGDLTYGPGETHKTVPVRLLELGEKDALLDDKQVKQFVMDLSNPRQGAKLGRYPRTTVTIADIPDPSVMMFKRGTQNFTTSDPNYTIPVVRTRNQDGPATVKWRTKKGQRFDLSGLLKFNPGETEKNIVIDPRTHSALSQPDSFQLELLDPSSNATVGERKTTIVNVVEGGPRSPEMSMMQQKGFVSPKNVTPGGRLLAPGNPKAKATGPRSIRLNWDPPAGNPLGYKVKYWIYGNPEKDAQVLDVKTSHAELTNLYPYCDYEMRVSAYNALGDGNDTDMVPCQTLEDVPGEPGRLAFNVISPTVTQLSWAEPAETNGNITAYEVIYTPIDDDLKQVGAAKKVKIDNPKKRMLLIENLVSAQTYQYKVRAKNGVGWGPYRDATINLASQPARPLSIPIIPDVPIVDAEAGDEYDSYLMYSNEVLKSPAGSKTPSVSGDDYMMNGKWDQNFLFPGGPVTRNLSTSSTPMSSFNSNYRGGSFTTETTTNYMSGSPHRTDMMGGIGGIGGIGGIGGMHTTDVIMRKRSERGYADENIRDSIVMGDVSSNFPDARLSPGVPDTPSRLVFSALGPTALKVSWQEPHCEKDILGYCVLYQPLNGGDVKRINVTNPADNSVIIQDLLPNHSYLFKVKAQSQEGWGPEREGVITIESAVDPKSPLCPMPGSPFTLSTPSAPGPLVFTALSPDSLQLSWEKPRKPNGDILGYVVTCEQLHGGGDTRSFQVSGDSAETRLTVPNLTENIPYKFKVQAQTTQGFGPEREGIITIESQDGGALSQFNNQSMTRREVFDMPTDVSTMSNISRTMINDPYFSDGMMMSSQHTETSGMMTRQVTKEVVQRSVMGGTTVTKKMFYES; from the exons ATGGGGAGATGGACGTTACATCTCTCAGTGGGTCTTGGGCTTTTGCTCATTCTCATGAGCTGCTCGTACACTGAAG CAAACTATTGCTTTGCCACCAGGTCCAAAACCTGCTCAGAATGCCTGCAGGCGGGAAAAGGCTGCGCCTACTGTCCTGATGAG GAATTTAATGGACCTCGCTGTGACCTGTATGAAAACGTTCTGGCGCACGGCTGCACCGCTGCCGCCGTGATCACAGCTCAAAGCAGCATGAAGATTGAAAGG AAGCAACTGATCGACATCCAAAGGGCGCAGTCGCAGGTGTCCCCGCAGCAGATGAGTATGTCTTTTCTGCCAGGGGAAGAGAAGATGGTGGACGTAGAAGTCTTTGCTCCGACCAAAGGCCCTCTGGATCTGTACATTCTTATGGACTTCTCCAACTCCATGGAAGACGATTTGGACAACTTGAAGAGGATGGGTCAGGAGCTGG CTTCACTGGTGAAAAAGCTATCAGATGATTACACCATTGGTTTTGGAAAGTTTGTGGATAAAGTTATTGAGCCCCAAACCGACATGAGGCCTGCTAA actTGCCCAACCATGGCCCAACAGTGACCCTCCATTCTCTTTTGAAAACGTCATCAAGCTGACCAACGACTTGAACTTCTTTACCAGTGAGCTTCAAAAGGAAAGAATCTCCGGCAACCTGGACGCTCCCGAGGGAGGTTTTGACGCCATCCTGCAGGCTGCAGTCTGCGGG GATAAGATCGGCTGGCGTGAACACAGCACCCATCTTCTGGTTTTCTCCACCGAGTCTGCTTTCCACTACGAGGCTGACGGTGCCAACGTGCTGTCGGGCATCCTGCCGCGCAACGACGAGCTCTGCCACCTGGACGGCGAAGGCAAATACACAGAGGATACAGAGCAAGATTACCCCTCCGTACCCACGCTGGTCCGTCTGCTCggaaaaaacaatattattccCGTGTTTGCCGTCACCAACCACTCCTACTCGTACTACAAG AAACTCCAAACATATTTCCCTATTGCTGAGGTGGGCTTGCTGCAAGAGGACTCCTCCAACATCCTTCAAGTCATGGAGATAGCTTTTGAG AGTATCCGTTCCAAGATGAGCATTCGTGCGGAGGACAGACCCAAAGCCTTTGAGGCTCAGTTTCTATCCACCAGTGGGAAGATTGCAGAATACGGTGACTTTGACTTCAGGCCAGGAGCAATT GGCAAATTCAAGATGCGACTCAAAGCCCAGAGGATGATCGACGAGTCTCCGGTCTGCAAAATGGATACGGATGAAAAAGAGGGCATGATAAGAGTTAAACCTACGACCTTTAACTCTGCCGTGAATGTTAATGCGAGAGTGCTATGTCCATCTTGTGACTGTGAGAAG ACTGCCATCCCTAACGCGCCCAGATGTACTGGCCACGGAGACCTTGTGTGTGGGAAGTGTCAATGCCATGATGGATG GTTGAGTACATTCTGTAACTGCTCAGCTAGTGCTTCAGCCCTCGACACCCGCCTGTGTATCGGGCCAGGATCCACAGAACCTTGTTCGGGTCGCGGGGATTGCTTGGAGTGTGGAACCTGTGTGTGCTACAACCCTGACCAGTTTGAAGGACCTTACTGCCAGTATGATCGAACCCAGTGTCAGCGATTTGGAGGCTTCCTCTGCAATG ACCGTGGCTCCTGTATTATGGGCCGCTGTGTGTGTTCTGATGGCTGGGAAGGAAATGCCTGTGAATGTCCCAAGAGCAACCAAACCTGTTTGGACAGCAAGGGG GGTGTGTGCAATGGACGTGGTAAATGTCTTTGCGGTCTTTGTCAGTGTCAAACATCTGGTCTTGAGATGACGTCAACCTGTGAGCCAAATTTCCAG GCTCAGCTAGGTGTGTGTGAGGCCACACGAAGTTGTGCTCAGTGTCAGGCTTGGAAGACGGGAGAGAAGAAGGACAAGGAGGAATGTGACAAGTGTCCTTTCAGAGTCATCATGGTGGACGAACTCAAAGAAG CGGACAAGGTGCTTGAAAAGTGCAGTTTCCGTGACGAGGATGACGACTGCACATACCACTACACGGTGGAAAACCCCAGAGCTCCAGCATCTAAAGACTTGGAGGTCCAGATGCTGAAGAAGAAAG ATTGTCCGGCTGCCAGCCTCCTTTGGCTGCTCCCTCTCCTCTTGTTCCTCTTGTTACTGCTGGCACTTTTGTTGCTCTGCTGCTGGAAATACTGTGCCTGCTGCAAAACCTGCTGCCag AGCTGCCTTGCCCTGCTGCCTTGCTGTAGAAAAG GTCGCATGGTTGGATTCAAGGAGGATGAGTATCTTCTCCGCCAGTCTCTGCTCACCTCGGACCACCTGGATACACCAATGGTGAGGACAGGCCCTCTCAAAGGAACCGATGTCGTACGCTGGAAGGTTACAGATAATGTGCACCGAAGTCCCAACCACCCCCAGGTTCTAGTCAAGCCCAACCCTAAAGAAACCA TTCAGTATCCAATCTCCCTGCGTCTAAATAGGCGGTTTTCTGAGAACTTGTCTCGTCCTGACTCCAGGGATGCAGAACAGCTTCGGAAAGAAGTCGCGGATAAT cttaACGAGGTCTACAAACAAATTCCTGGGGGCCAGAAAATGCAGAAGACCTCATTTAG AACACAGAGAAATGCTGGAAAAAG GCAGGACTACACCATCATGGACACCATCCTTTCTGCCCCTCGCAGTAGCTACCCTGATATTGTCAGGCTGACTGAGAGAAATGTCCAATCGGGACGCTTCAACGATCTCAAAGTGTTGCCCGGCTATTACACTGTCGCAACGGACAGAG AGGCTGCAGGAGCTGTAGAGTTCCAAGAAGGTGTGGAGTCGGTGGATGTTCATGTGCCGCTTTTTGCTAAGGAAGAAGATGATGACAAGAAGCAGCTGCTGGTTGAGGCCACAGATGTGCCGCTTGGAATCGCCAAAATTGGGAAACGCTTGGTGAACATCACCATCATCAAAGAACATG CCTCCAGTGTGTTCTCCTTCCTGCAGCCAGCCTACACCTACAGCAGACAGGACGGGGTGGCCAATATTCCAATTAGCAGAGAGATAATTGAGGACGGACGCACACAAGTCTCCTACCGTACACGAGATCTCACAGCAAAGGATAAAAAG GATTACGTGACTGTGGATGGTGATCTCACTTACGGTCCTGGTGAGACCCACAAGACTGTTCCGGTTCGTCTGCTGGAGCTGGGTGAGAAAGATGCCCTCTTGGATGACAAACAGGTCAAACAGTTCGTCATGGACCTCAGTAACCCGCGACAGGGTGCCAAGCTTGGCCGCTACCCGAGAACTACCGTCACAATTGCTGACATTCCAG ATCCCAGTGTGATGATGTTCAAGAGAGGCACCCAGAACTTCACTACATCCGACCCAAATTACACCATCCCTGTGGTGCGCACTCGCAACCAGGACGGCCCCGCTACGGTGAAATGGCGCACAAAGAAGGGCCAACGGTTTGACCTCTCCGGCCTTCTgaagtttaaccctggagagaCCGAGAAGAATATAGTGATCGACCCAAGAACCCACTCTGCTCTGAGTCAGCCTGACAGCTTCCAGTTGGAGCTTTTGGATCCCAGCAGCAATGCCACAGTTGGAGAGAGGAAAACCACGATTGTCAATGTTGTGGAAGGAG GTCCAAGATCTCCTGAGATGTCCATGATGCAGCAGAAAGGTTTTGTATCTCCCAAAAATGTCACGCCTGGTGGTCGCCTTCTTGCTCCTGGAAACCCTAAGGCCAAAGCAACTGGACCCAGAAGCATCCGCCTCAACTGGGACCCGCCAGCCGGTAACCCCTTGGGGTACAAG gTGAAATATTGGATCTACGGCAACCCAGAGAAAGATGCTCAGGTCTTAGATGTTAAGACTTCTCACGCTGAGCTGACCAACCTGTATCCCTATTGTGACTATGAGATGCGAGTGTCTGCCTACAATGCGTTGGGAGATGGCAATGATACAGACATGGTTCCGTGTCAGACTCTGGAGGATG TGCCGGGTGAACCGGGCCGACTTGCCTTTAATGTCATCAGCCCGACAGTCACTCAGCTCAGTTGGGCCGAGCCTGCAGAGACTAACGGCAACATCACGGCTTATGAGGTCATCTACACACCCATCGACGATGATCTGA AGCAAGTTGGTGCAGCCAAGAAGGTGAAGATCGACAACCCAAAAAAGCGAATGCTCTTGATTGAGAATCTTGTGAGTGCCCAGACCTATCAGTACAAGGTCCGTGCCAAGAACGGAGTCGGTTGGGGCCCCTACAGAGACGCAACCATCAACTTGGCATCACAGCCTGCGAGACCTCTGTCCA TTCCCATCATTCCAGATGTCCCCATTGTGGATGCCGAAGCAGGAGACGAGTATGACAGCTATCTGATGTACAGCAACGAGGTGCTGAAGTCTCCCGCAGGGTCCAAGACGCCCAGCGTTTCTGGTGATG ATTACATGATGAATGGCAAGTGGGACCAGAACTTCCTCTTCCCAGGCGGTCCTGTCACACGCAACTTGTCCACATCCTCCACTCCGATGTCCTCTTTCAACTCCAACTACAGGGGCGGCTCCTTCACCACAGAAACAACTACCAACTACATGTCAG GAAGCCCTCATAGAACAGATATGATGGGCGGAATAGGTGGAATAGGTGGAATAGGTGGAATAGGTGGAATGCACACAACGGACGTCATCATGAGGAAGCGCTCAGAGAGGGGTTACGCAGATGAAAACATCCGAGACTCGATCGTCATGGGAGATGTGTCGAGCAACTTTCCAG ATGCAAGACTCAGCCCAGGGGTCCCCGACACCCCCAGCCGACTGGTGTTTTCAGCTCTGGGTCCCACTGCCCTGAAAGTCAGCTGGCAGGAGCCCCACTGCGAGAAGGACATCCTGGGCTATTGCGTGCTCTACCAGCCGCTCAATGGAG GTGATGTGAAGCGCATCAATGTGACCAACCCGGCGGACAACTCTGTGATCATCCAAGATCTTCTGCCCAACCACTCGTACCTATTTAAGGTGAAGGCTCAGAGCCAAGAAGGCTGGGGCCCGGAAAGGGAGGGCGTCATCACCATCGAGTCCGCCGTCGACCCCAAGAGTCCCCTCTGTCCCATGCCAG GCTCTCCGTTCACCTTGAGCACCCCGAGTGCGCCGGGTCCTCTCGTCTTTACGGCTCTCAGCCCCGATTCCTTGCAGCTCAGTTGGGAGAAACCCAGGAAGCCCAACGGAGACATTCTCGGCTACGTGGTCACCTGCGAGCAGCTTCACGGAGGAG GTGACACGCGTTCCTTCCAGGTGAGCGGGGACAGCGCTGAGACCCGGCTGACAGTTCCCAACCTGACCGAGAACATCCCTTACAAGTTCAAAGTTCAGGCTCAGACCACTCAGGGCTTCGGCCCCGAAAGGGAGGGCATCATCACTATTGAGTCTCAAGATGGag GGGCTTTGTCTCAGTTCAATAATCAATCCATGACAAGGAGGGAAGTTTTCGACATGCCGACTGATGTCAGCACCATGAGCAACATCTCGCGCACCATGATCAACGACCCATACTTCTCAG ACGGAATGATGATGTCCTCGCAACACACAGAAACCAGCGGCATGATGACCCGCCAAGTCACCAAGGAAGTGGTCCAGAGGAGCGTCATGGGTGGGACCACCGtcacaaagaaaatgttttatgagTCCTAA